A window of Pseudophryne corroboree isolate aPseCor3 chromosome 12, aPseCor3.hap2, whole genome shotgun sequence contains these coding sequences:
- the GSKIP gene encoding GSK3B-interacting protein isoform X3: MEVDYNPVDLPINIVYAQDAEFRDMEGTEVKDMRQEAEAVVNDVLFAVANMFVSKNLPCALDMAYINVEIKEGTRYCLELTDAGLRVVGSAFDHVDEGSHSQYHETIYSLLDSISPAYREAFGNALLRRLEALKRDGQC, translated from the exons ATGGAAGTCGACTACAACCCTGTGGATTTGCCAATTAATATTGTTTATGCGCAAGATGCAGAGTTCCGGGATATGGAGGGGACAGAGGTAAAGGACATGCGTCAGGAAGCGGAAGCGGTGGTGAACGATGTCCTATTCGCCGTCGCCAACATGTTTGTCTCCAAGAACTTACCGTGTGCTCTGGACATGGCGTACATCAATGTGGAGATAAAGGAAGGGACCAGATACTGCCTGGAACTCACAGACGCCGGCCTAAGG GTGGTGGGTTCTGCCTTTGACCACGTGGATGAAGGGAGCCACAGCCAGTACCACGAGACCATATACTCCTTGCTGGACTCTATAAGTCCGGCGTATCGGGAGGCGTTTGGCAACGCTCTACTGCGGAGGCTGGAAGCCTTGAAAAGAGATGGACAGTGCTGA
- the GSKIP gene encoding GSK3B-interacting protein isoform X2, producing MICLIYDMEVDYNPVDLPINIVYAQDAEFRDMEGTEVKDMRQEAEAVVNDVLFAVANMFVSKNLPCALDMAYINVEIKEGTRYCLELTDAGLRVVGSAFDHVDEGSHSQYHETIYSLLDSISPAYREAFGNALLRRLEALKRDGQC from the exons GACATGGAAGTCGACTACAACCCTGTGGATTTGCCAATTAATATTGTTTATGCGCAAGATGCAGAGTTCCGGGATATGGAGGGGACAGAGGTAAAGGACATGCGTCAGGAAGCGGAAGCGGTGGTGAACGATGTCCTATTCGCCGTCGCCAACATGTTTGTCTCCAAGAACTTACCGTGTGCTCTGGACATGGCGTACATCAATGTGGAGATAAAGGAAGGGACCAGATACTGCCTGGAACTCACAGACGCCGGCCTAAGG GTGGTGGGTTCTGCCTTTGACCACGTGGATGAAGGGAGCCACAGCCAGTACCACGAGACCATATACTCCTTGCTGGACTCTATAAGTCCGGCGTATCGGGAGGCGTTTGGCAACGCTCTACTGCGGAGGCTGGAAGCCTTGAAAAGAGATGGACAGTGCTGA